ACGTCCGGCAAGGGTTCCCAGCGCGCCGCGGGCACCGCGAAGGGCCGCACCGGCCGTACGGCGGCCCCGGCGAAGAAGACCGCTCCCGCGCGCAAGCCGCCCGCGAAGAAGGTCGGGGCGGCCCGCCGCGCCCCGGTCAAGAAGGTGCCGGCCAAGCCCGCGCCGTCCCCGACCGGGGGCGTGGTGCGGCTGGTGCGCGCCTGTTGGCTCGGCCTCGCCCACGGGGTCGGCGCCGTCTTCCGCGGTGTCGGCCAGGGCGCCAGGAACCTCGACCCCGCGCACCGCAAGGACGGCCTCGCGCTGCTGCTCCTCGCCCTCGCGCTGATCGTCGCCGCCGGAACCTGGTCGAACCTGAGCGGTCCCGTCGGCGATCTGGTCACGATGTTGGTCACCGGTGCCTTCGGGCGACTGGATCTGCTCGTACCGATCCTGCTCGGCGTGATGGCCGTGCGGTTCATCCGGCACCCCGAGCAGACCGACGCCAACGGCCGCATCGGCATCGGCCTGTCCGCGCTCGTGATCGGCGTCCTGGGCCTGGTCCACATCGGCTGCGGGGCACCCGGCCGCGACGAGGGCACCACCGCGATGCAGAACGCGGGCGGGCTCATCGGATGGGCCGCCTCCAAGCCGCTGATCTTCACCATGGGCGCGCCGCTGGCCGTGCCCATGCTGGTGCTGCTCACCGTCTTCGGCCTGCTGGTGGTCACGGCCACGCCGGTCAACGCGATCCCGCAGCGGCTGCGGCGGCTCGGGATCCGGCTCGGGATCATCGCGCCGAACGAGTACGACGAGGACTACGGGGACGCGGAGCAGCCCGCCGACCGGCACGACGCCGAGCGCTGGCGGGCCCGCGCCGGGGCGGAGGAGCCCGCCGGGCCGCTGGATCCCGCCGACGCCGCCGAGGAGGCCGCGCTGGCCCGGCGCCGCAGGCCGAGGCGGTCCGCGCCCAGGACCGGCATGGACGCCGTCGACGTGGCGGCCGCGGCGGCCGCCGCACTGGACGGGGTGGTCTACGGCGGAATGCCTCCGTCCCCGCTGGTCGCGGACCTCACCCAGGGGATCTCCCCCGACCCCGAGGGCGCGGAGCTCACCACTCCCGTGCCGCCCGCGCGCGGTGCGCGGCCCGCCGTCCTCCCGGACCCCGCACCCGCCCCGAGGCCCGCGGCGCCCGAGCCCGCCGCGGCGGCCGCGTCCGTTCCGGCGGCCGTGCCCGCGTCCGCCGAGCGCCCGCACGACACCACCGCCGCGGCCTCCGGGACCCTGTCGGTACCGGACCTGACGAAGGCGTCGCCGGAACCCCGATCGCTGTCGCCGCGCTCCGAGCAGCTCCAGCTGCGCGGCGACATCACGTACGTCAAACCCCGGCTGGACCTGCTGGAGCGCGGCGGTCCCGGCAAGACCCGCAGCGCCGCCAACGACGCGGTCGTCGCCTCGCTGACCAACGTCTTCATGGAGTTCAAGGTCGACGCGTCCGTCACCGGTTTCACCCGGGGCCCGACGGTCACCCGCTACGAGGTGACGCTGGGCGCGGCCGTGAAGGTCGAGCGGATCACGGCGCTGGCCAAGAACATCGCCTACGCCGTCGCCTCGCCGGACGTACGGATCATCAGCCCCATCCCGGGCAAGTCGGCGGTCGGCATCGAGATCCCGAACACCGACCGCGAGATGGTCAACCTCGGCGACGTGCTGCGCCTCGCGGACGCCGCCGAGGACGACCACCCGATGCTGGTGGCGCTCGGCAAGGACGTCGAGGGCGGCTACGTCATGGCCAACCTCGCCAAGATGCCGCACGTGCTGGTCGCCGGCGCCACCGGCTCCGGCAAGTCCTCCTGCATCAACTGCCTGATCACCTCGGTGATGATCCGGGCCACCCCGGAGGAGGTGAAGATGGTGCTGGTCGACCCCAAGCGGGTGGAGCTGACCGCGTACGAGGGCATCCCGCACCTGATCACGCCGATCATCACCAACCCCAAGCGGGCCGCCGAGGCCCTGCAGTGGGTCGTACGCGAGATGGACCTGCGCTACGACGACCTCGCGGCCTTCGGGTACCGGCACATCGACGACTTCAACCAGGCCATCCGCGACGGCAAGATCAAACTGCCGCCGGGCAGCGAACGTGAGCTCACCCCGTACCCGTATCTGCTGGTGATCGTGGACGAGCTCGCCGACCTGATGATGGTCGCGCCGCGCGACGTCGAGGACTCGATCGTCCGCATCACCCAGTTGGCCCGAGCGGCCGGCATCCATCTGGTGCTCGCCACCCAGCGGCCCTCGGTGGACGTGGTCACCGGCCTGATCAAGGCGAACGTGCCCTCGCGGCTCGCCTTCGCCACCTCCTCGCTCGCGGACAGCCGGGTCATCCTGGACCAGCCCGGTGCCGAGAAGCTGATCGGCAAGGGTGACGGACTGTTCCTGCCGATGGGCGCGAACAAGCCGGTCCGTCTCCAGGGGGCCTTCGTCACCGAGGAGGAGATCTCCGGGGTGGTCCAACACTGCAAGGAGCAGATGACCCCCGTCTTCCGCGACGACGTCACGGTCGGGCAGAAGCAGAAGAAGGAGATCGACGAGGAGATCGGCGACGACCTGGACCTCCTGTGCCAGGCGGCGGAGCTGGTCGTCTCCACCCAGTTCGGCTCCACCTCGATGCTCCAGCGCAAGCTGCGGGTCGGTTTCGCCAAGGCCGGACGGCTCATGGACCTGATGGAATCGCGCGGGATCGTCGGCCCCAGCGAGGGGTCGAAGGCCCGCGACGTGATGGTGAAACCGGACGAGCTGGACGAGGTCCTGGCCGTCATCCGAGGCGAGTCCCACCCGTAACAAATGGGCGGGCAACCGTTTCCCCTCGGCGCGCGTCAAGTTGAGGGAGACGCAGGCCCCGCGCCCTCGGTACGAGGTCGTCCCACCCGTTTCACCTGTTCCACTCGTCACGCACCGCTGCGGAATCCCCGCGCTGTTCGGATCACCATTCGGATGGCGTAGGGAGTCCACCCTCCGGTTGCTCCACCCTTTCGTCACCCCCCTAGACTGGTAATCCAGCAGGTGGCTACACGCTCGAAAGGCGCCCTCGTGTCCATCGGCAACGCCAACTCCCCCGAAGAAGAGCGGCCTTCGACCGACGACCGGTCCGAGGACCGCATCGTCGAACGTCCCGTCGAAGGACCGTCCATCGGGACGGCCCTCAAGAAGGCCCGGATCGTCGCCGGGCTCACTGTCGACGAGGTCAGTTCCACCACCCGCGTGCGCATCCCGATCGTGCACGCGATCGAAGAAGACGATTTCACGCGGTGCGGCGGCGACGTCTACGCCCGCGGTCACATCCGTACCCTCGCCCGTGCCGTGGGCCTCGATCCGGAACCCCTGGTCGACGCGTACGACGCGGCTCACGGCGGCCGGCCGGCACCCACCCCCGCCGCGCCGATGTTCGAAGCCGAGCGGATCCGTCCCGAACGGCAGCGGCCCAACTGGACCGCCGCCATGGTCGCCGCCATCGTCGCCGTGATCGGCTTCGTGGGCTTCACCGCCTTCAGCGGTGGCGACGAGAAGGGCAAGCGACCCGTCGCGGAGGGAACCGCCTCCCCGAAGCCCGCTCCCAAGCAGGCCGGGAAGCCGGCCGCCTCGCCGTCGCAGAGCCCGAAGGCCCCCAAGCCGGAGCCCTCGGACAGCGCCATCGCGGCCGCGCCCAAGGACCTCGTCACGGTGGTCCTGACGGCCGACAGCGGCGAGAGCTGGATCTCGGCGAAGGACCACAACGGCCGACTCCTGTTCGACGGCACTCTCGCGCAGGGTGAGTCGAAGACCTTCACGGACAAGGAGTCCATCGACCTCGTACTCGGCGACGCCGGGGCCGTGCACCTCTTCGTGAACGGCAAGGAGATCAAGGACACCTTCCAGGCGGGTCAAGTGGAACGTCTCACCTACACCAAGGACGACCCGCGCCAGGGCCAGGCCCAAGCGGGCTGAACCCCTACGGAACAAGCACTTCCGGATCCCCGGGACGCCGCGCCGCGTCCCGGGGATCCTGCCGTGGTGGGACGTGGGGCGGGGGCCGCCGCCGGGACGAAGTAGTCTTGAGTCCATGCCCGAACGCCGTACCGTCGCCCTTGTCACTCTTGGCTGCGCCCGTAACGAGGTGGACTCGGAGGAGCTCGCAGGCCGCTTGGCGGCGGATGGCTGGGAGCTCGTCGAGGACGCCGCCGACGCGGACGTCGCCGTCGTCAACACCTGCGGCTTCGTCGAAGCCGCAAAGAAGGATTCCGTAGACGCCCTGCTGGAAGCCAACGATCTCAAGGATCACGGCAAGACCCAGGCCGTCGTCGCCGTCGGCTGTATGGCCGAGCGCTACGGCAAGGAACTCGCCGAAGCGCTCCCCGAGGCCGACGGCGTGCTCGGATTCGACGACTACGCCGACATCTCCGACCGCCTCCAGACCATCCTCAACGGCGGCATCCACGCCTCCCACACCCCCCGCGACCGGCGCAAGCTGCTGCCGATCAGCCCCGCGGCCCGCCAGGACGCGGAGGTGGCCCTGCCCGGCCACGCGCAGGAGCCGGTCGCCGAGGCGCCCGCCGACCTGCCCGACGGGCTCGCGCCCGCCTCCGGGCCGCGCGCGCCCCTGCGCCGCCGCCTGGACAAGAGCCCCGTCGCCTCCGTCAAGCTGGCCTCCGGCTGCGACCGGCGCTGCTCCTTCTGCGCCATCCCGTCCTTCCGCGGCTCCTTCATCTCGCGCCGTCCCAGCGACGTGCTGGGCGAGACCCGCTGGCTCGCGGAACAGGGCGTCAAGGAGATCATGCTGGTCTCCGAGAACAACACCTCGTACGGCAAGGACCTGGGCGACATCCGCCTGCTGGAGACCCTGCTGCCGGAGCTGGCCGAGGTGGAGGGCATCGAGCGCGTCCGCGTCAGCTACCTCCAGCCCGCCGAGATGCGGCCCGGGCTGATCGACGTGCTGACCTCGACCCCCAAGGTCGTCCCGTACTTCGACCTGTCCTTCCAGCACTCGGCCCCCGACGTGCTGCGCTCCATGCGCCGCTTCGGTGACACCGACCGGTTCCTGGAACTGCTCGACACCATCCGCTCCAAGGCCCCGCAGGCCGGCGTCCGGTCCAACTTCATCGTCGGGTTCCCCGGCGAGAAGGAGTCGGACTTCAAGGAGCTGGAGCGTTTCCTCACCCACGCGAGGCTCGACGCCATCGGCGTCTTCGGCTACTCGGACGAGGACGGCACCGAAGCCGTCACCTACGACGGCAAGCTGGACGAGGACACCATCGCGGAGCGGCTCGCGCACATGCAGCGGCTGGCCGAGGAGCTCACCTCGCAGCGCGCGGAGGAGCGGATCGGCGAGACCCTGGAGGTCCTCGTGGAGTCCGTCGAGTCCGTGGACGAGGACGGCGAGGGCGCCTACGGGCGCGCCGCCCACCAGGCCCCCGAAACGGACGGCCAGGTGGTCTTCACGGACGGCACGGGTCTGGTCCCCGGGCGTATCGTCACGGCAAAGGTGGTCGGCACCCTCGGTGTCGACCTGGTCGCGGAGCCCTTGGGCCTGGATCTTGAGGAGGCGGCCGGATGACCGGAGTCCCGGCGTCTGCGGCGGGCGGGACCGGCCGCCGGCCGGCACCCGGCGCGAAGGTCGGGGCTACGGCCGTCCATGAGGCGGGCCTGTGGAACATCGCCAACATCCTGACGATGATCCGGCTCGTGCTGGTGCCGGGATTCGTCCTGCTGCTGCTCGCCGACGGGGGATACGACCCCGTCTGGCGGGCGTGGGCGTGGGCGGCGTTCGCCGTGGCCATGATCACGGACATCTTCGACGGGCACCTCGCCCGGACGTACAACCTGGTCACGGATTTCGGGAAGATCGCCGACCCCATCGCCGACAAGGCGATCATGGGGTCGGCGCTGATCTGTCTCTCCTGGCTCGGTGACCTGCCCTGGTGGGTCACCGGGGTCATCCTCGGGAGGGAACTCGGGATCACGCTGATGCGCTTCTGGGTGATCCGCTACGGGGTCATCCCGGCGAGCCGGGGCGGCAAGATGAAGACCCTCGCGCAGGGGACGGCCGTGGGCATGTACGTCCTCGCGCTGACCGGACCGCTGGCCACGATGCGGTTCTGGGTGATGGCGGTCGCCGTCGTGTTGACCGTGGTCACCGGCCTGGACTACATCCGGCAGGCCGTCGTACTGCGTCGCAAGGGCCTCGCCGCGGAGCTGGCCGTGGAGCGGGCCGCGAGGTGACGCACGGCGCGGGTGATTTCTCGGTGGCCGATGGTGCGGCGGAAGCCGGCGCCGGGGTCGTCGAGATGGCCGGAGACGTACTGCGACTGCTCGCGGAGAGTAACCAGACGGTCGCCGTCGCGGAGTCCCTCACCGGCGGCATGGTGGCCGCGGGGATCACCTCCGTGCCCGGAGCGTCGAAGTCCTTCCGCGGCTCGGTCACGGCGTACGCGACCGAGCTCAAACACCGGATCCTCGGAGTGGACGCCGATCTGCTGGCCGCCGAGGGCGCCGTGAACGCCCAGGTGGCGCTGGAGATGGCCACCGGCGTCCGACGGATCACGGGGGCGTCGTGGGGGATCGCGACGACCGGGGTGGCCGGTCCGGACCCGCAGGACGGGCAGCCGGTGGGAACGGTTTTCATCGCCGTGGTGGGGCCCGCGGGCAGGAAAACAGCCCGGCTGTGGTTGAACGGCTCCCGTACGGAAATCCGTAGGGAGAGTGCACGGACAGTGCTCGAACTTCTCTCGAGCGAACTCCGCGAGAATCTGCGGGGGCAGGATACGGAACAGAACGGGGGGATTTGATGTTTGCAGCCCTGAGTGAACACGACATAGCTCCCCGCACGGCCGCGGCGCGAGGCGGTACGGTGGGGCGTGAAGGTTACGGCTACACGGTCAGAGGAGGGAGCCACCGATGATTCTGCTCCGTCGCCTGCTGGGTGACGTGCTGCGTCGGCAGCGCCAGCGCCAGGGCCGTACTCTGCGCGAGGTCTCCTCGTCCGCCCGAGTTTCGCTCGGCTATCTCTCCGAGGTGGAGCGGGGGCAGAAGGAGGCATCTTCCGAGCTGCTCTCCGCGATCTGCGACGCGCTTGACGTACGGATGTCCGAGCTGATGCGGGAAGTCAGCGACGAACTGTCGTTGGCAGAGCTTGCGCAGTCGGCCGCGGCAAGCGAACCGGTGCCGGCACCGGTGCGCCCGATGCTCAATTCGGTCTCCGTGACCTCGGTCGCGGGAACCACGGAACGGGTGACCATCAAGGCCCCCGTGGAAGCGGTGAACGTCGTAGCCGCGTGAGTCCAAGCGTATGAGTGTGGCTGGAGCCCCGGTCGGTGCGAGATGCATCGGGTGGGGTTCCTTGCTGTGTGCCCTTCCTCGTCGCGCTCCGTGCCTCAGGTGTCTCCGCGGGAGCGTGCCGGGTCGTTCTGGGTGCGGCGGGCAGGGGGGTGCGGGAGGATGGGCGCGTCCGAATCCCCGCCTCCCGGGAGGCAGCCGTGCGGCGGCTACTGATACCCCTTGCGCTGACCGTGGGCGTGCTGTGGTGGTGGGCCGTGCTGCGGCTGGCCCTGGCGCCCGTGGAGTCCGGACCCGTGGAGGGTGCGGTGGCGATCGGCGGCTGGGGGCTGGGGCTCCTGCCGGTGCACTGCGTCCCGAGGCCCGAGCGGGCGCGCCGGAAGGGGGGACCGGGGGACGGGGGAACCGTCGTACCGGGTGTCACGACCTCGGCCGTGCCCGCCGGTCCGGCGTCTACCAGGGCATCGACACTCCACCGTTCGGGCGAAGGATCTGGCCCGTCATGAAGGACGAGGCGTCCGAGGCGAGGTAGAGCACGGCCTGCGCGATGTCCTCGGGCTCGCCGACCCGGCCGAGCGGGGACATCCGTACCATCATCGCCTCGGTCCGCTCCTGCGCCCGCGCGCCGTGGCGGCCGGTCATGGGGGTGCGGATCCACCCCGGCGCGACGGCGTTGACGCGGATGCCGTGCGGGCCCGTCTCGGTGGCCAGGGTCTTGGTCAGCTGGACGACGGCGGCCTTGGCGGCGCTGTAGCAGAGCAGACCGGGCTGGGCGGCGTCCACGGCGCCGGATGCCATGGTGACGATCGAGCCGGGGCGGCCGGCGGCGATCATGGCGCGGGCGGATTCCTGGCAGGTGCGCAGGACACCCTTGAAGTTGATGTCGAGGACCCGGTCGAGGTCCTCGTCGGTGGTCTCCAGGACGCTGCTGGTGTGCATGATCCCGGCGATGGCGGCCGTGATGTCGAGGGGGCCCGCGGCCGCGACGGCCGCCCGGAGCGCGGTGCGGTCCGTGACGTCGAGTGCGTGGACGGTGGCCCGTCCGCCGGCCTTGGCGACCAGGTCGGCGGTCTCCCGAAGGCCGTGCGCGTCCCGGTCCGCGCAGTGCACGGCCGCGCCGGCCTCGGCGAGGAGCACGGCGGTGGCGCGGCCGATGCCGCTCGCGGCGCCGGTGATCAGCGCGGTGCGGCCGGTGAGGTCGTACGAGGCTGTGGGCATGTCGGGACCGTACGACCGAACCTGACGGACCGTCAACTACGGGGTCGGGCCGGATTGGCAGCTCGGACACCAGTAGGTGGGCCGGTCGTCCTGCGGGGCCTCGCGGACCGGGGTGCCGCAGCGCAGGCAGGGGCGGCGCAGGCGGCCGTAGACGAACAGGTCCTGCCCGGGGCGGCGACTGCCGGTGGTGTTGCGGTGGCCGTCGTGGCCGCCGCGCTCGCCGATGTTGGCGCGCAGGAGCCGGTGCGCGGCCCCGGCGAGCCGGACGGTCGTGACCTCGGGGTCGGGGAGGGCGCCCACCGGGGTCCACGGGGTCACCTGGGCCAGGAAGCAGAGCTCGGACTTGTAGATGTTGCCGATGCCGGCCAGGTTGCGTTGGTCGAGGAGGGCCTCGCCGAGGGGGCGGTCGGGGGCGGCGAGGAGGTTCGCGGCGGCCCGGGCGGCATCCCAGTCCGGGCCGAGGAGGTCCGGGCCGAGGTGGCCGACGACGCGTTCCTCGTCGGCGGTGCGGATCAGTTCCACGACGGGGAGGCGGTAGCCGACGGCGGTGGAGTCGGCGGTGCCGAGGACGACGCGGATCTCGTGGACGGGGCCCCCGCGCCACTTCGCGGCCGCGGGGAAGACGTGCCAGGCGCCGTCCATGCGGAGGTGCGTGTGGAGGGTGAGGCCGTCGTCCCCGTCGCCCCCCTCGAAGCGGGCCAGGAGGTGCTTGCCGCGGGGGATGACGTCGAGGGTGGTGCGGCCCGTGAGGTCGGCGGTGGCGA
This region of Streptomyces sp. NBC_00513 genomic DNA includes:
- a CDS encoding DNA translocase FtsK; this translates as MASSTSGKGSQRAAGTAKGRTGRTAAPAKKTAPARKPPAKKVGAARRAPVKKVPAKPAPSPTGGVVRLVRACWLGLAHGVGAVFRGVGQGARNLDPAHRKDGLALLLLALALIVAAGTWSNLSGPVGDLVTMLVTGAFGRLDLLVPILLGVMAVRFIRHPEQTDANGRIGIGLSALVIGVLGLVHIGCGAPGRDEGTTAMQNAGGLIGWAASKPLIFTMGAPLAVPMLVLLTVFGLLVVTATPVNAIPQRLRRLGIRLGIIAPNEYDEDYGDAEQPADRHDAERWRARAGAEEPAGPLDPADAAEEAALARRRRPRRSAPRTGMDAVDVAAAAAAALDGVVYGGMPPSPLVADLTQGISPDPEGAELTTPVPPARGARPAVLPDPAPAPRPAAPEPAAAAASVPAAVPASAERPHDTTAAASGTLSVPDLTKASPEPRSLSPRSEQLQLRGDITYVKPRLDLLERGGPGKTRSAANDAVVASLTNVFMEFKVDASVTGFTRGPTVTRYEVTLGAAVKVERITALAKNIAYAVASPDVRIISPIPGKSAVGIEIPNTDREMVNLGDVLRLADAAEDDHPMLVALGKDVEGGYVMANLAKMPHVLVAGATGSGKSSCINCLITSVMIRATPEEVKMVLVDPKRVELTAYEGIPHLITPIITNPKRAAEALQWVVREMDLRYDDLAAFGYRHIDDFNQAIRDGKIKLPPGSERELTPYPYLLVIVDELADLMMVAPRDVEDSIVRITQLARAAGIHLVLATQRPSVDVVTGLIKANVPSRLAFATSSLADSRVILDQPGAEKLIGKGDGLFLPMGANKPVRLQGAFVTEEEISGVVQHCKEQMTPVFRDDVTVGQKQKKEIDEEIGDDLDLLCQAAELVVSTQFGSTSMLQRKLRVGFAKAGRLMDLMESRGIVGPSEGSKARDVMVKPDELDEVLAVIRGESHP
- a CDS encoding RodZ domain-containing protein; amino-acid sequence: MSIGNANSPEEERPSTDDRSEDRIVERPVEGPSIGTALKKARIVAGLTVDEVSSTTRVRIPIVHAIEEDDFTRCGGDVYARGHIRTLARAVGLDPEPLVDAYDAAHGGRPAPTPAAPMFEAERIRPERQRPNWTAAMVAAIVAVIGFVGFTAFSGGDEKGKRPVAEGTASPKPAPKQAGKPAASPSQSPKAPKPEPSDSAIAAAPKDLVTVVLTADSGESWISAKDHNGRLLFDGTLAQGESKTFTDKESIDLVLGDAGAVHLFVNGKEIKDTFQAGQVERLTYTKDDPRQGQAQAG
- the rimO gene encoding 30S ribosomal protein S12 methylthiotransferase RimO, which translates into the protein MPERRTVALVTLGCARNEVDSEELAGRLAADGWELVEDAADADVAVVNTCGFVEAAKKDSVDALLEANDLKDHGKTQAVVAVGCMAERYGKELAEALPEADGVLGFDDYADISDRLQTILNGGIHASHTPRDRRKLLPISPAARQDAEVALPGHAQEPVAEAPADLPDGLAPASGPRAPLRRRLDKSPVASVKLASGCDRRCSFCAIPSFRGSFISRRPSDVLGETRWLAEQGVKEIMLVSENNTSYGKDLGDIRLLETLLPELAEVEGIERVRVSYLQPAEMRPGLIDVLTSTPKVVPYFDLSFQHSAPDVLRSMRRFGDTDRFLELLDTIRSKAPQAGVRSNFIVGFPGEKESDFKELERFLTHARLDAIGVFGYSDEDGTEAVTYDGKLDEDTIAERLAHMQRLAEELTSQRAEERIGETLEVLVESVESVDEDGEGAYGRAAHQAPETDGQVVFTDGTGLVPGRIVTAKVVGTLGVDLVAEPLGLDLEEAAG
- the pgsA gene encoding CDP-diacylglycerol--glycerol-3-phosphate 3-phosphatidyltransferase gives rise to the protein MTGVPASAAGGTGRRPAPGAKVGATAVHEAGLWNIANILTMIRLVLVPGFVLLLLADGGYDPVWRAWAWAAFAVAMITDIFDGHLARTYNLVTDFGKIADPIADKAIMGSALICLSWLGDLPWWVTGVILGRELGITLMRFWVIRYGVIPASRGGKMKTLAQGTAVGMYVLALTGPLATMRFWVMAVAVVLTVVTGLDYIRQAVVLRRKGLAAELAVERAAR
- a CDS encoding CinA family protein, which produces MAGDVLRLLAESNQTVAVAESLTGGMVAAGITSVPGASKSFRGSVTAYATELKHRILGVDADLLAAEGAVNAQVALEMATGVRRITGASWGIATTGVAGPDPQDGQPVGTVFIAVVGPAGRKTARLWLNGSRTEIRRESARTVLELLSSELRENLRGQDTEQNGGI
- a CDS encoding helix-turn-helix domain-containing protein produces the protein MILLRRLLGDVLRRQRQRQGRTLREVSSSARVSLGYLSEVERGQKEASSELLSAICDALDVRMSELMREVSDELSLAELAQSAAASEPVPAPVRPMLNSVSVTSVAGTTERVTIKAPVEAVNVVAA
- a CDS encoding SDR family NAD(P)-dependent oxidoreductase, whose product is MPTASYDLTGRTALITGAASGIGRATAVLLAEAGAAVHCADRDAHGLRETADLVAKAGGRATVHALDVTDRTALRAAVAAAGPLDITAAIAGIMHTSSVLETTDEDLDRVLDINFKGVLRTCQESARAMIAAGRPGSIVTMASGAVDAAQPGLLCYSAAKAAVVQLTKTLATETGPHGIRVNAVAPGWIRTPMTGRHGARAQERTEAMMVRMSPLGRVGEPEDIAQAVLYLASDASSFMTGQILRPNGGVSMPW
- a CDS encoding Fpg/Nei family DNA glycosylase translates to MPEGDSVWRAAARLHEALAGKRLTRSDLRVPRFATADLTGRTTLDVIPRGKHLLARFEGGDGDDGLTLHTHLRMDGAWHVFPAAAKWRGGPVHEIRVVLGTADSTAVGYRLPVVELIRTADEERVVGHLGPDLLGPDWDAARAAANLLAAPDRPLGEALLDQRNLAGIGNIYKSELCFLAQVTPWTPVGALPDPEVTTVRLAGAAHRLLRANIGERGGHDGHRNTTGSRRPGQDLFVYGRLRRPCLRCGTPVREAPQDDRPTYWCPSCQSGPTP